Proteins encoded by one window of Bacillus sp. DTU_2020_1000418_1_SI_GHA_SEK_038:
- the glpX gene encoding class II fructose-bisphosphatase: MERSLTMELVRVTEGAALASARWMGRGKKDEADDAATTAMRNVFDTVPMKGTVVIGEGEMDEAPMLYIGEKLGTGYGPRVDVAVDPLEGTNIVASGGWNALAVLAVADHGNLLHAPDMYMDKIAVGPEAVGKIDINASVIDNLKAVAKAKNKDIEDVVATVLNRDRHSHIVAQLREAGARIKLINDGDVAGAINTAFDHTGVDILFGLGGAPEGVLAAVALKCLGGEIQGKLVPQNDAEIERCKKMGLDVNKILLMEDLVKGDDAIFAATGVTDGELLRGVQFKGTYGSTHTVVMRAKSGTVRFIEGRHSLTKKPNLVIG; the protein is encoded by the coding sequence ATGGAACGCAGTTTAACAATGGAGCTTGTCCGTGTGACAGAAGGGGCAGCCTTAGCATCAGCCCGCTGGATGGGACGCGGGAAAAAGGACGAAGCAGATGATGCAGCCACAACAGCCATGAGAAACGTGTTTGATACCGTACCTATGAAGGGAACCGTAGTCATTGGTGAAGGAGAAATGGATGAGGCGCCAATGCTTTACATCGGGGAAAAGCTTGGTACTGGCTACGGACCGCGCGTTGATGTGGCGGTAGACCCGCTTGAAGGCACGAATATTGTTGCATCTGGAGGCTGGAATGCACTTGCTGTTCTAGCTGTAGCAGATCATGGCAACTTGCTTCACGCCCCTGATATGTATATGGACAAAATCGCGGTGGGCCCTGAAGCTGTAGGCAAAATTGATATAAATGCTTCAGTCATCGATAACTTAAAAGCTGTTGCAAAAGCGAAAAATAAAGATATTGAAGATGTCGTAGCAACTGTTCTAAATCGTGATCGTCATAGTCACATCGTGGCTCAGCTCCGTGAAGCGGGAGCTAGAATTAAATTGATAAATGACGGCGATGTAGCTGGTGCCATCAACACGGCATTTGATCATACCGGAGTCGATATTCTTTTCGGTCTTGGCGGTGCACCGGAGGGCGTTTTAGCCGCTGTAGCACTTAAATGCCTAGGCGGAGAAATTCAAGGAAAGCTTGTTCCTCAAAACGATGCTGAGATCGAGCGCTGCAAAAAAATGGGCCTTGATGTAAACAAAATTCTTCTTATGGAGGATTTAGTAAAAGGCGATGATGCCATCTTTGCTGCAACGGGTGTAACAGATGGAGAGCTGCTTCGCGGAGTACAATTTAAAGGAACCTACGGGTCAACTCATACGGTTGTCATGCGTGCAAAATCCGGAACAGTCCGTTTCATTGAAGGACGTCATAGTCTAACAAAAAAACCAAACCTAGTCATTGGATAA
- a CDS encoding class II fructose-bisphosphate aldolase, translated as MPLVSMTDMLNKGKAEGYAVGQFNLNNLEFTQAILQAAEEEKSPVILGVSEGAARYMGGFKTVVKMVEGLLEDYKISVPVAIHLDHGSSFDKCKEAIDAGFTSVMIDASHDPFEENVATTSKVVEYAHARGVSVEAELGTVGGQEDDVIADGVIYADAKECEELVKRTKIDCLAPALGSVHGPYKGEPNLGFAEMEEIGQLTGVPLVLHGGTGIPTKDIQRAVSLGTAKINVNTENQIASAKRVREVLAANPEMYDPRKYLGPAREAIKETVIGKMREFGSSGKA; from the coding sequence ATGCCTTTAGTATCAATGACTGACATGCTGAACAAGGGAAAAGCGGAGGGTTATGCAGTAGGTCAATTTAACTTAAATAATCTTGAGTTTACTCAAGCGATTCTTCAAGCAGCAGAGGAAGAAAAATCCCCTGTTATTCTTGGTGTGTCCGAAGGGGCCGCACGATATATGGGCGGATTCAAAACCGTTGTAAAAATGGTGGAAGGCTTACTTGAAGATTATAAAATTTCAGTACCTGTAGCCATTCATTTAGACCATGGTTCAAGCTTTGATAAATGTAAAGAGGCGATCGATGCTGGCTTTACTTCAGTCATGATTGATGCTTCTCATGATCCTTTTGAAGAAAATGTAGCCACTACTTCAAAGGTTGTGGAATATGCACATGCCCGCGGTGTTTCAGTTGAAGCTGAATTAGGAACGGTCGGCGGACAAGAGGATGATGTTATTGCGGATGGCGTGATTTACGCGGATGCAAAAGAATGTGAAGAGCTTGTAAAAAGAACGAAAATTGACTGTCTAGCTCCTGCATTAGGATCCGTTCATGGTCCTTACAAAGGTGAGCCAAATCTTGGTTTTGCTGAGATGGAAGAAATCGGCCAACTGACAGGCGTACCGCTTGTTCTGCACGGCGGCACGGGAATTCCAACGAAGGATATTCAAAGAGCGGTTTCGTTAGGAACAGCAAAAATTAATGTGAATACAGAGAATCAGATTGCTTCTGCCAAGCGAGTTCGTGAGGTGTTAGCAGCCAACCCAGAAATGTATGATCCGCGCAAATACTTAGGGCCTGCTAGAGAGGCCATTAAGGAAACCGTTATTGGAAAAATGCGTGAGTTTGGTTCTTCTGGAAAGGCTTAA
- a CDS encoding DUF2529 domain-containing protein, producing the protein MLKMFSTQLSGLFKRIQEKEEFAMEDGARLLAQAAVGNGNIYIFGANEMNAVAYEATEGQEPLKNAALWPLDRPLDDLSETDRFLIVTRNSTDDEAVKMGEILVEKQIPFVGISTILEGHGLDDLADVHIDLKLTKGLLPDETGNRFGYPSSMAALFVYYGIKFTLDEILEEYE; encoded by the coding sequence ATGTTAAAAATGTTTTCTACACAGCTTTCCGGGCTGTTTAAAAGAATCCAGGAAAAAGAAGAATTTGCGATGGAAGACGGTGCCAGACTACTAGCCCAGGCGGCTGTCGGAAATGGTAATATTTATATCTTTGGGGCCAATGAGATGAATGCCGTTGCTTATGAAGCAACCGAGGGACAAGAGCCATTAAAAAATGCAGCTCTCTGGCCATTGGATCGTCCGTTGGATGATCTTTCAGAGACAGACAGATTTCTAATCGTCACCCGAAATTCTACAGATGATGAAGCTGTGAAAATGGGTGAAATTCTTGTTGAAAAGCAGATTCCATTTGTAGGAATTTCGACAATTCTAGAAGGTCACGGCCTCGATGATTTGGCTGATGTACATATTGATTTAAAGCTTACCAAAGGGCTGCTGCCAGATGAAACTGGCAATCGATTTGGCTATCCTTCCTCGATGGCTGCGCTTTTTGTATACTATGGGATCAAATTTACATTGGATGAAATTTTGGAGGAGTATGAATAA
- the rpmE gene encoding 50S ribosomal protein L31 gives MKAGIHPNYNKAIVKCACGNEFETGSVQKEIRVETCSECHPFYTGRQKFAEAGGRVDRFNKKYGIKQQQ, from the coding sequence ATGAAAGCAGGAATTCATCCAAATTACAATAAAGCAATCGTTAAATGTGCATGTGGTAATGAATTTGAAACGGGTTCTGTTCAAAAAGAAATCCGTGTTGAAACTTGTTCAGAATGCCATCCATTCTATACAGGACGTCAAAAATTCGCTGAAGCTGGCGGACGTGTTGACCGTTTCAACAAAAAATACGGCATTAAGCAACAACAATAA
- a CDS encoding response regulator, whose amino-acid sequence MKGKILIVDDQFGIRILLNEVLQKEGYDTYQAANGIQALDIVSKHSPDLVLLDMKIPGMDGIEILKRMRVIDKEIRVIIMTAYGELDMIQEARDLGALTHFAKPFDIDDIRAAVKKHVPIANSF is encoded by the coding sequence TTGAAGGGGAAAATATTAATCGTTGATGATCAATTCGGTATTCGCATTTTGCTAAATGAAGTTTTACAGAAGGAAGGCTATGATACATACCAAGCTGCAAATGGGATTCAGGCACTTGACATTGTCTCCAAGCATTCGCCTGATCTAGTACTTCTCGATATGAAAATCCCTGGAATGGATGGAATCGAAATTTTAAAGAGAATGAGGGTTATTGACAAAGAAATTCGTGTCATCATTATGACAGCCTATGGTGAGCTGGATATGATTCAGGAAGCACGCGATTTAGGGGCATTAACGCACTTCGCAAAGCCTTTTGATATTGATGATATTAGGGCAGCCGTTAAAAAGCATGTGCCAATAGCTAATTCGTTTTAA
- a CDS encoding UDP-N-acetylglucosamine 1-carboxyvinyltransferase: protein MEKLMIAGGYPLKGTVRISGAKNSAVALIPATILADSPVTIEGLPDISDVQILKGLLEELGGTVSFAEGDMKVDPSSMISMPLPNGKVKKLRASYYLMGAMLGRFKKAVIGLPGGCHLGPRPIDQHIKGFEALGATVTNEQGAIYLRADELRGARIYLDVVSVGATINIMLAAVRAKGRTIIENAAKEPEIIDVATLLTNMGAKIKGAGTDVIRIDGVDQLHGCQHTIIPDRIEAGTYMLLGAAVGEGMTIDNVIPQHLESLIAKLREMGAVIETGDDHVYIHPVGKRKAVDIKTLVYPGFPTDLQQPFTTLLTSADGTSMVTDTIYSARFKHIDELRRMNANIKVEGRSAIIHGPVKLQGAKVKASDLRAGAALVIAGLMADGITEVTGVEHIDRGYSHLVEKLNGLGATIWRENLTKEEQEQMKNA from the coding sequence ATGGAAAAGCTTATGATTGCAGGCGGTTACCCTTTAAAAGGAACTGTTCGAATTAGCGGAGCAAAAAATAGTGCAGTGGCATTGATTCCGGCTACGATTCTAGCTGATTCGCCTGTCACAATTGAAGGGCTGCCAGATATTTCGGATGTGCAAATTTTAAAAGGACTGCTTGAAGAACTTGGAGGGACCGTCAGCTTTGCTGAAGGAGATATGAAAGTTGACCCTTCATCGATGATTTCCATGCCTTTGCCGAATGGAAAAGTAAAGAAACTGCGTGCCTCTTATTATTTAATGGGGGCCATGCTAGGCCGATTCAAAAAAGCGGTGATTGGTCTGCCAGGCGGATGCCATCTTGGACCGAGACCGATTGACCAGCATATTAAAGGCTTCGAGGCTCTTGGCGCAACCGTAACGAATGAGCAGGGAGCCATTTACCTGCGTGCGGATGAACTGCGAGGGGCTCGAATTTATCTGGATGTTGTCAGTGTTGGGGCGACTATCAACATAATGCTTGCAGCTGTTAGAGCTAAAGGAAGAACGATCATTGAAAATGCCGCAAAAGAGCCGGAGATTATTGATGTAGCGACTTTGCTGACAAATATGGGAGCAAAAATTAAAGGTGCCGGAACAGATGTCATTCGGATTGATGGAGTAGACCAGCTGCATGGCTGCCAGCACACCATTATCCCGGATCGGATTGAAGCCGGTACGTATATGTTACTTGGTGCAGCTGTTGGTGAAGGAATGACCATTGATAATGTGATCCCTCAGCATCTCGAGTCATTGATTGCGAAATTAAGAGAAATGGGTGCTGTGATTGAAACTGGGGATGACCATGTCTATATTCATCCGGTTGGAAAAAGAAAAGCCGTTGATATTAAGACACTTGTCTATCCAGGTTTCCCAACAGATCTCCAGCAGCCTTTTACCACTTTATTAACGAGTGCAGATGGGACGAGTATGGTGACGGACACCATTTATAGTGCCCGTTTTAAACATATTGATGAATTAAGAAGAATGAATGCGAATATTAAGGTAGAAGGCCGTTCGGCAATTATTCATGGTCCTGTCAAGCTTCAAGGTGCCAAAGTGAAGGCCAGTGATTTACGAGCCGGTGCCGCACTTGTGATTGCTGGGCTAATGGCGGACGGAATAACGGAAGTAACCGGAGTTGAGCATATTGACCGCGGCTACAGCCACCTAGTTGAAAAATTAAATGGCCTCGGAGCAACCATCTGGCGAGAAAATTTAACTAAAGAAGAACAGGAACAAATGAAAAATGCATAG
- a CDS encoding thymidine kinase → MYVMKHHGWVEVICGSMFSGKSEELIRRVRRAQFAKQQMVVFKPQIDNRYSEEAVVSHNGTAFTAIPISNSTEIFKHIHSDIDVIAIDEVQFFDSEIVKVIQHLANSGHRVIAAGLDQDFRGEPFGQMPALMAIAELVTKLQAVCAVCGSPASRTQRLINGEPASYDDPVILVGASEAYEARCRHHHEVPKSPMILGEEQETQLL, encoded by the coding sequence ATGTATGTCATGAAGCATCATGGATGGGTAGAGGTTATTTGCGGGAGTATGTTCTCTGGAAAATCGGAAGAACTGATTCGTCGGGTACGCAGAGCCCAATTTGCGAAACAGCAAATGGTCGTGTTTAAACCGCAAATTGATAACCGCTATAGTGAAGAAGCGGTCGTTTCCCATAATGGGACAGCCTTTACAGCTATACCGATTTCTAATTCTACAGAGATTTTTAAACATATTCACTCTGATATCGATGTTATTGCTATTGATGAGGTTCAATTTTTTGACTCGGAAATTGTAAAGGTGATACAGCATCTAGCGAATAGCGGCCATCGTGTCATTGCAGCAGGCCTCGATCAGGATTTCCGCGGCGAGCCATTCGGTCAAATGCCAGCCCTTATGGCCATTGCCGAATTAGTGACCAAGCTCCAAGCAGTCTGTGCGGTATGCGGCTCACCAGCTAGCCGTACGCAAAGATTAATTAACGGGGAGCCCGCTTCCTATGATGATCCTGTTATTTTGGTTGGTGCTTCTGAAGCGTACGAAGCACGGTGCCGCCATCATCATGAAGTGCCAAAGTCACCGATGATTTTGGGTGAAGAGCAGGAAACACAGCTTTTATAA
- the fsa gene encoding fructose-6-phosphate aldolase has translation MKFFIDTANMDEIKEAHALGILDGVTTNPSLVAKEKNVSFHDRLKEITELVPGSVSAEVIALDAEGMIKEGRELAAIAPNITVKVPMTPDGLKAVHTFSKEGIKTNVTLIFSANQALLAARAGATYVSPFLGRLDDIGHNGLDLISTIAEIFAIHDIKTEIIAASIRHPQHVTDAALRGAHISTIPYKVIMQLFKHPLTDKGIEAFLADWNAR, from the coding sequence ATGAAATTTTTTATCGATACAGCGAATATGGATGAGATTAAAGAAGCACATGCTTTAGGTATTTTAGATGGGGTTACTACTAACCCTTCTTTGGTGGCGAAGGAGAAGAATGTTTCTTTCCATGATCGACTTAAAGAAATTACAGAGCTTGTTCCAGGTTCAGTAAGTGCAGAGGTTATCGCTTTAGACGCAGAAGGCATGATTAAAGAAGGACGCGAATTAGCGGCCATTGCGCCTAATATTACGGTTAAAGTCCCAATGACACCTGACGGATTAAAGGCCGTTCATACTTTTTCAAAAGAAGGAATCAAAACAAATGTGACGTTAATTTTCAGTGCTAACCAAGCATTGCTGGCAGCAAGAGCAGGGGCAACGTATGTTTCTCCTTTCCTTGGCCGATTAGACGATATTGGCCATAACGGGCTGGATTTAATTTCTACGATTGCTGAAATATTTGCTATCCATGACATTAAAACGGAAATTATTGCAGCATCCATTCGTCACCCTCAGCACGTAACAGATGCCGCTTTAAGAGGTGCTCATATTTCAACGATCCCTTATAAAGTGATTATGCAATTATTTAAACATCCGCTAACGGATAAAGGAATTGAAGCATTTCTTGCTGACTGGAATGCTCGCTAA
- a CDS encoding multidrug resistance efflux transporter family protein — protein MRPIIIGIFAAFFFAFTFVLNRSMELSGGSWIWSASLRYIFMVPFLIAIVMSRRNLKPLLIEMKKNPGAWFLWSLIGFGLFYAPLSFAAAYGPGWLIAGTWQVTIISGSLLAPLFFETKQTPNGPIKVRGKIPFIGLSMSLIILLGVALMQMEQANNLSGKMLMLGVLPVILASFAYPLGNRKMMEVCGNRLDAYQRVLGMTLASLPFWLLLSLYGVATVGLPSTGQTFQSLLVALFSGVIATVLFFKATDLVKGDMQKLAAVEATQSFEVLFAVAGELLILSAPVPSIVSWVGILMVIAGLILHSYVSNREKPLEVEAVRYKSS, from the coding sequence ATGCGTCCGATTATAATAGGGATCTTTGCAGCATTCTTTTTTGCTTTTACTTTTGTTTTGAATCGATCAATGGAGCTTTCAGGGGGAAGCTGGATTTGGAGTGCCTCGTTACGATATATATTTATGGTCCCATTTCTAATTGCCATTGTGATGAGCAGAAGGAATTTAAAGCCGCTTTTGATTGAAATGAAAAAGAATCCGGGCGCCTGGTTTTTATGGAGTTTGATCGGATTTGGACTTTTCTACGCTCCTTTAAGCTTTGCAGCGGCCTATGGGCCTGGATGGCTGATTGCCGGAACATGGCAAGTGACGATTATATCGGGTTCCCTTCTCGCTCCATTATTTTTCGAAACGAAACAAACGCCAAACGGCCCTATTAAAGTAAGAGGGAAAATTCCGTTTATCGGTCTCTCGATGTCATTAATCATTCTGCTAGGAGTAGCATTAATGCAGATGGAACAGGCAAACAATCTTTCAGGAAAAATGCTTATGCTTGGAGTATTGCCTGTCATTCTTGCCTCATTTGCCTATCCGTTAGGGAATCGCAAAATGATGGAGGTTTGCGGCAATCGGTTAGATGCGTATCAGCGGGTGTTAGGGATGACTTTAGCTAGCCTGCCATTTTGGCTGCTTTTATCTTTATATGGGGTTGCCACTGTTGGGCTGCCCAGCACGGGACAAACCTTTCAATCACTTCTAGTAGCGCTGTTTTCCGGAGTAATTGCTACGGTACTGTTTTTCAAGGCAACGGATTTAGTAAAAGGGGATATGCAAAAACTAGCAGCAGTTGAAGCGACACAATCATTTGAAGTTTTATTTGCCGTGGCAGGGGAGCTGCTCATTTTATCGGCACCCGTTCCATCGATTGTATCTTGGGTGGGCATTCTAATGGTCATTGCAGGTTTGATTCTGCACAGCTATGTCTCCAATAGGGAAAAGCCATTGGAGGTTGAGGCTGTAAGATATAAATCTAGCTAA
- the rho gene encoding transcription termination factor Rho, with product MGLNISSLENMKLKELYELAREYKVSYYSKLTKKELIFAILKARAEKEGYFFMEGVLEIIQSEGFGFLRPINYSPSSEDIYISASQIRRFDLRNGDKVSGKVRPPKENERYFGLLQVELVNGDDPETAKERVHFPALTPLYPDSHMKLETTQRHLSTRIMDVLAPVGFGQRGLIVAPPKAGKTMLLKEIANSITTNHPEVELIVLLIDERPEEVTDIERSVAGDVVSSTFDEVPENHIKVAELVLERAMRLVEHKRDVVILMDSITRLARAYNLVIPPSGRTLSGGIDPAAFHRPKRFFGAARNIEEGGSLTILATALVDTGSRMDDVIYEEFKGTGNMELHLDRSLAERRIFPAIDIRRSGTRKEELLIQKDQLDMLWAIRKSMSDSPDFAEKFLRKLRQTKSNEDFFANLAEEMKTKRSH from the coding sequence ATGGGATTAAATATATCCAGTTTAGAAAATATGAAGTTAAAAGAGCTTTATGAACTTGCCCGCGAATATAAAGTTTCTTATTACAGCAAATTAACAAAGAAAGAATTAATTTTTGCGATTTTAAAGGCGAGAGCAGAGAAGGAAGGATACTTCTTTATGGAAGGTGTCCTGGAAATTATCCAATCAGAGGGCTTTGGATTTTTAAGACCGATCAATTATTCTCCAAGCTCAGAGGATATTTATATTTCGGCTTCGCAAATCCGCCGTTTTGACTTAAGGAATGGAGATAAAGTGTCCGGTAAGGTTCGTCCTCCGAAAGAGAATGAACGTTATTTTGGCTTGCTTCAAGTAGAACTTGTTAATGGGGACGACCCGGAAACCGCGAAGGAGCGCGTGCACTTCCCTGCCTTAACGCCGTTATATCCAGACAGTCACATGAAACTGGAAACAACGCAAAGGCATCTTTCTACGAGAATTATGGACGTGCTGGCACCCGTTGGATTTGGACAGCGCGGTTTAATTGTCGCTCCGCCTAAAGCAGGTAAAACGATGCTTTTAAAAGAAATTGCCAATAGCATTACAACGAACCATCCTGAAGTGGAGCTTATCGTCCTCTTAATTGATGAGCGCCCGGAAGAGGTAACCGATATTGAACGCTCTGTTGCGGGAGATGTTGTGAGCTCAACCTTTGATGAGGTTCCTGAAAATCATATCAAGGTGGCGGAGCTTGTCCTTGAACGTGCGATGCGCCTAGTCGAGCATAAGCGCGATGTTGTAATCTTGATGGATAGTATTACGAGATTGGCAAGGGCCTATAACCTTGTTATTCCGCCGAGCGGCAGAACTCTGTCAGGGGGGATTGACCCGGCAGCCTTCCACCGTCCAAAACGTTTCTTCGGTGCAGCGCGTAATATTGAAGAAGGCGGCAGCTTAACCATTTTAGCAACCGCCCTTGTCGATACAGGCTCCAGAATGGACGATGTTATCTATGAGGAATTTAAAGGGACAGGAAATATGGAGCTTCATCTTGACCGTTCACTTGCGGAAAGAAGAATCTTCCCAGCGATTGATATCCGCCGCTCCGGAACGCGTAAAGAAGAGCTTCTCATCCAGAAGGATCAGCTTGACATGCTATGGGCGATTCGAAAATCCATGTCAGATTCACCAGACTTTGCCGAGAAGTTCCTTCGTAAGCTAAGACAAACGAAGTCAAATGAAGACTTTTTTGCAAACCTGGCAGAAGAAATGAAGACGAAGCGTTCTCACTAG
- a CDS encoding GntR family transcriptional regulator, with the protein MKMIKTIARPALRDQVYESLKKAIVTLELEPGQRIMDKDLATQFGVSRTPVREALKRLEDEGLVESLPGSQTRITQIHLEEAKNAFTVVAALHGLAARLAVPSITEEDIQLMEESNAQLKKALENKNVLDAVEADDQFHAILLLASGNQEISLALERIMSKVRRLEFSKFSSLDGMKSIEEHNKIISACRSKNTTLAYFLVEENWLSLGRLLVGDAE; encoded by the coding sequence ATGAAGATGATAAAAACGATTGCGCGCCCAGCCTTAAGAGATCAAGTGTATGAGTCATTGAAAAAAGCCATTGTGACATTGGAATTAGAGCCTGGTCAACGAATTATGGATAAGGATTTAGCCACACAGTTTGGTGTTAGCAGAACGCCTGTGAGAGAAGCTCTCAAAAGGCTGGAGGATGAAGGCCTTGTTGAATCCTTGCCCGGTTCGCAAACTCGAATTACGCAAATTCATTTAGAGGAGGCGAAGAACGCGTTTACAGTTGTTGCAGCCCTGCACGGGTTAGCTGCACGTCTGGCGGTACCGTCTATTACGGAAGAAGATATCCAATTGATGGAAGAAAGCAACGCTCAGTTGAAAAAGGCGTTAGAAAATAAAAATGTTTTGGATGCAGTAGAAGCGGACGACCAATTTCATGCGATTCTTTTATTAGCTTCCGGGAATCAGGAAATAAGTCTGGCATTAGAACGAATAATGTCTAAAGTTCGGAGATTGGAATTTTCAAAGTTTAGTTCTCTTGATGGGATGAAATCGATTGAGGAGCATAATAAAATAATATCCGCCTGCCGTTCTAAAAATACAACCCTAGCTTACTTCCTTGTTGAGGAGAATTGGCTGAGCTTAGGAAGGCTATTAGTTGGAGATGCTGAATGA